The Deltaproteobacteria bacterium genome contains the following window.
CGGGATTTCGATGGCGATTTTATCCTGCCCGAGCTTTTCCCGAAGTTCCTCCTGGGCGAGCAAAAGGGGTTGGATCTGTTCGTGGGCCCAGGATATGGCCTCGGCCATGAGGCTCTCGGAAACGAAGTTCCCGCCGCCCTCGACCATGACGATAGCGTCCTTGGACCCGGCCACAACGAGATTCAGCAGGCTTTTTTGGAGATCGAGCCTATTGGGATTGATGACGAAGTGATCGTCAATATACCCGATGCGGGCGCCGGCAATGGGTCCCAAAAATGGGATCTTGGAGATGTGCATGGCGGCCGAGGCTCCGGTGATGGCCAGGACATCGGGATCGAAAAAGGGGTCGGCCGAGATGACCGTGGCGATGATCTGGACCTCGTCACGGAATCCGTCCGGAAAAAGGGGGCGGATAGGGCGGTCGATGAGGCGGGAAACCAGGGTCTCCCGGTCGCTGGGCCGTCCAATTTCGCGTCGGAAATAGCCTCCGGGGATTCGACCGGCCGCATAGGACATTTCCTGGTAGTTGACGGTCAGCGGCATGAAGTCCACCTCCCGGAAGGCCGCCTGGGTGACCGCCGTCACAAGGACGATGGTTTCGCCGCATTGAACGGTGACGGCACCATGGGCCTGAAGGGCCAGCTTGCCGTGCTCGAAAGTTATGGCGCCTTCGCCTTGGCCGACCTGGAGGGTGGTGGTCTCGAAAATCTTTGATGACATAATTATTCCTTGTTCACGTCGAAAACGATTCTGCTCCGTCAGGAAGCAGCGATTTGAGCGGGGCGCCGAATCGGTCGGCGCCCCGTATGAGCGTTGTTATTTGCGTATGCCGAGTCTGGCGATCAGTTCCCTGTATCTCTGGATATCCTTGTCCTTGAGATACTTGAGGAGCTTTCTTCTCTTGCCGACGAGCTTGAGGAGACCATTGCGGGAATGGAAGTCCTTTTTGTGGACCTTGAAGTGCTCGGTCAGGTAGGTGATGCGGGAGGTCAGAAGGGCCACCTGGACCTCCGGCGATCCCGTGTCGCCTTCCTTGTGCCGAAATTCCTCGATGATCTTGTTCTTTTCCTCTGGTGTCATGACCACAGCGATATCCTCCTTGAAAATCGTGATGGGGGCCGTTGGTTCTATTCAGTTTTTTGGGCCGGTTCTTCGTCCGACCACAGTCCGCGAAGAATGGACCAGCGGGTCCGGTTTTCTTGCAAAACGGCCTCGACCATGGCGATGGGTGAGCCGTCCGAAGCATGAAACAGCCTCCGCTCACCGGGTTCATTGGCCTTGATGCCCTCACTGTCAGCCGGAAGCCGGACCCCTTGGCGGATGGCCAGCGTCTGTGCCTGGTCGAGCCGGGTAGTCTTCCAGTGAGGAAGAACCTCAGACAGAGGGATCAGCAGGGAACCCAACGCGTCTTTGTCATGCTCGAGCACTTCATCCAGGGACCTGGCCTGAGCCAATCCATACGGATGGCAAGCCTCGCGAACGAGTTCCGTCAACACTGCCCCGACACCAAGTCGCTTCCCCAAGCTGTGGACCAGGGAGCGCACATATGTGCCCTGGGAGCAGGTGACCCGGAACCGGACCCGGGGGAGGTCGACCCCGATGACCTCCGCCTGATGGATCCGAATCCTTTTGATTTTGACCGGGACGTCCAGGCCGGCCCGTTGCAGAGCATACAATGGTCGACCCTTGTATTTGGCCGCGGACACCGGAGGCACTTCCTGGTCCTCAAGGTCCTGCCAAGCCCGGATTTCGGAATGTACCATGTCCTCATGAACGTCCTGCCACGGTCTCTCCTCGAGAACCCGACCCTGGATGTCGTATGAGTCGGTTTCAAGGCCAAGGACCATGACGCCGGCATAGGTCTTCTTTTCCTCGGTCAGGTAGGAAGCCATTTTGGTGGCCTGTCCAAACAGAACGAGGAGCACACCCGCGGCCAGGGGATCCAACGTGCCGGCGTGGCCGATTTTCTTCTGCCCGAACCGACGTTTCAGAGTGTTCAGACAGTCCGTCGAGGTCGGGCCGCTCGGCTTGTTCAGGACCAGCAGACCGTCAAGTTGGGGCTCCCACCTGCGACTTCCAGACATGTCAGTTCGCCAGGGTCTTGTCCAGGGTTCTGACCATGGCGTCCCTGGCTTGAGCCAAGGGAGCCTGGATGGCTCCACCGGAGGCGTTGCGGTGTCCGCCGCCCCCGAAGGCCTCGGCCACTCTTCGGACATCGACCTCACCCCAGGAGCGGAGGCTGAACTTGACCTTGCGGGGCTCGTCCTCTCGCAGGCTGACAGCCACATCGACGCCGCGGATGGACCGAACTTGGTTGACCAGCCCTTCGCAGTCTTCGGCTCTGGCTCCGGTGGTGGCGAAGTCGTTCAGGGAGACCGCGATCATAGCCACACGGCCGCCGCAGAGAAGCTCGGCCCGGCGAAGGACCTCGCCCTGAAGTCGGATCTTGGCCAGAGAGGACTGACGTTCCATCTGCCCCGTAAACCAGTTCAGGTCCAGCCCCAGGCGAAGAATCGCCGAAGCCATGTCCAGTGTCTCGGGGCGTGTATTGCCGTAGCTGAAGGAACCGGTGTCGCTGACCATGGCCAGGAATATTCCCTGACCTATGCCGCCGGACAGAGGGACGTCCAGGGCCAGGGCCAGGGTGCCAATCATCTCGCCCACCGAGGACATGGTTGGCTCCACCCAATTGACATGGCCGAACATGGAGTTGCCGAGATGGTGGTCGATGTTCACAGTGACGACATGTTCCATGAGGGCCTCAACGATCTTGCCGGCCCGGTCGCGGGCCCCGCAATCCAGAACCAGCATGCACTGGGGCTGAAAGGTCCCCAGGTCGTCCTGAAGCGGGGAAGGCATTTTCATCCAGGCTAGACGCTCGGGCATGCCGGAACCGTTGAACACGACGTATCGCTTACCCATGGCGTCCAGGATCCCGCCCATGGCGGCCATGGATCCGACGGCGTCGCCGTCCGGATTCTCGTGGGCTGTGACCAGGAATTCGTCTTTATCGTTCAGAATGCGGATCAGGTCGTTCAAATTCCTGTCCATATATCATCTCTTTGAGAAATGTGTCCCAGGCGAACCGAAGCTCGGGAACGGTCCGCAGCCGGAGACAGGATCCAAGGCGCGACCGGAGAAAACCCTGGGCTCCGCCGAAGGCCTCGATGATTTCCGCGGCCTTTTCCTCGCCTTGGAAATGTGTGAACAGAACCTCGGCTATGGAGAAGTCCTTGTTCATGCGGACGCCGGTCACGGTCACGAAGGCCAGACGAGGGTCCTCGATTTCTTCGACCAGTATCCTGGCAATTTCCTGCATGACCTGATCGGCCATCCGGGACGCTCGCCGCCCCTGCGCTCTGTGCATGATTCCGCTCCAAGATGGCGTTCTGGTTTGAGTTTAAGGCTAGGCTCCGGTGCCAGGCTAACATTAGGCCCCGAAGACCTCGACGGAAACATCGGTCAGCTCTTCTGAACTGACGGCCTCAACCATGGCCAGGGCCTTGTTGAGCTGGGCCTCGACCCTCTGTTTGGAGTTGGAGACATGGACCACGGCCAGAAGCAAGGCGTCGCAGTCGTCACTGTCCCCGACTTCGGCCACGGAAACATTGAAGGAGTTTCTGAGCTTGGCCTTCAGACTGTTGGCGATGTTCCGCTTGTCCTTGAGAGACCGGATGTCGTGCAGCCTGAATTTTAGCGTCAGGGCGCCGATGAGCATATGCTTCCCAGATCCAGGTCCGTCGCGGCGTAACTCGTACTGGCCCATAATTGGCGCCTGAGATCGCCATGACTCGTTTAATCCAGCGTTCGTTTTTCCTCGACCTGATCAAAGGCCTCGATGATGTCCCCGACCTTGATGTCGTTGTAGTTCTCGAGGCCGCATCCGCACTCGAAGCCCTTGGTGACTTCCTTGACGTCGTCCTTGAAGCGTTTCAGGGAGCTGAGCTTTCCGGTGTAGATGACCACGCCGTCGCGGAGAAGTCTGATGCGGGCGTTGCGCTGGAGCTTGCCGTCAACAACGGCGCACCCGGCCACCGTCCCGGCCTTGGGCACGCTGAAGGTCTGGCGCACTTCGGCCTGGCCGAGGTAGACCTCTTTGATTTCCGGGGAGAGCATGCCGGACATGGCATCCTTGATTTCTCCGACCAGCTTGTAGATGATATCGTAGAACCGGATTTCAATTTTTTCCTGATCGGCGATTTCCTTGATCTTGGCCGTGGGCCTGATGTTGAAGCCAAGGATGATGGCCGAGGAGGCCGATGCCAGCATGATGTCAGACTCGGTGATGGCTCCGGCACCGCCGTGGATGACCTGGACCTTGATTTCGTCCGTGGAAAGCTTGTGCAAGGACTCGACAACGGCCTCCAGGGAACCCTGGACGTCGGCCTTGACCACGAGGTTCAGGTTTTTGACCTCCTCGTCGGCCTTTGTGGCCAGGAATTTTTCCAGGGTTATCTTGCTTTCCTTGAAGAGATCCTTTTCCCGCTGCTTGCTTTGACGGCTTTCGGCGATTTTGCGGGCCATACGTTCGTCAATCAGGACGGCGAATTCATCGCCGGCCTCGGGTACTCCCTCGAAGCCTTGGATCTCGACGGGAATGGATGGCCCTGCCGAGTTGATCTTGCGTCCTTGGTCGTTGAACAGGGCCCGGACCTTGCCGCTGAAGAGCCCGCAGGCAAAGGGGTCGCCCTGGGAGATGGTTCCTTCCTTTATCAGAACCGTGGCCACCGGGCCTCGTCCCTTGTCCAGGCGGGCTTCCACGATGTGCCCCCGGCCTGGCTTGTTCGGGTTGGCCCGAAGCTCAAGGACTTCAGCTTGAAGCAAGACAAGCTCCAGAAGTTCGTCGATGCCTACCAGTTTTTTGGCCGAAACCTCACAGAAAATCGTGTCGCCGCCCCAGGCCTCGGGGACAAGCCCGTGGTCAGCCAGTTCGCGCATGACCCGTTCAGGATTGGCCCCTTCCTTGTCGATCTTGTTCACGGCCACGACGATGGGCACCTTGGCGGCCTTGGAGTGGTTGATGGCCTCCCTGGTCTGCTCCATGACTCCATCGTCGGCGGCAACCACGAGGATGACTAGGTCGGTGACCTGGGCTCCTCGGGCTCGCATGGCGGTGAAGGCCTCGTGGCCTGGAGTGTCAAGAAAAACGATTTCTCCTCGTTTGGTCCGGACGTGGTAGGCCCCAATGTGCTGGGTGATGCCACCGGCCTCGCTGTCCGTGACCCTGGAGGTACGGATGGCGTCGAGGAGGGAGGTCTTGCCGTGGTCTACATGGCCCATGATGGTAACCACCGGGGGCCTGGGCCTCAGGTCCTCTGTCTTGTCCTCCTCCTTGGGCAGGAGGTAGTCGTCTTCGGAAAAACCGACGTTCTCGACTTCGTAGCCGTACTCGGAGGCGAGAAGGGCCGCGGTTTCCATGTCGATGGACTGGTTGATGGTGGCCATGGTGCCCATGCCCAGCAGGGTCTTGATGAGATCCTGGGCCTTGATGCCCATTTGCTGGGCTAGATCTGCCAGCCTAATGACCTCGTCGATCCGGATTTTTCTTTTGGATGCCTTGATGGGTTGGGTTGTGATCTTGGATTTGGCATCCCGCTGGTCTTGGCCGGCCTTGCCCTTTTTGCCGAGCCGAATCCCTTTCTGGCCAGTTAAGGTCGGAATGGCGTTTTCACGATGGTCATGGTACATTTTGGACGTGTCGACTATACGTTTGCCTTTACGGACCTTGCGTTTTTTGGCAGCGGCGTCACGCTCTCCTCGTTGCACCTTAGGATCGGCTTCGGCCTCGTCAATCTTTGCCGCGGGGGCGACCTCGACGGGATCGGGGATGGAAATGATGCGGACCTGTGGAGCGGGCCGGTCCTTTTTCTTTTTGACCTTTTTCTTGGTCTTGGCGGGCTCCCCGCCATCGACGGGGGCAGTTGGCGGCTCCTGGGCCTGGACGTCTTTGTCTGGCGTCGCAACTTCCGGATGTTCGACCGCTTCGGCGGCGGTTTCTTCCACCTGAGGCACAAACACATCGGGGATGGCGGTGCCCTCCGGCTTGGGGGAGGTCTCGGCAGGAGGCTTCTCCTCCCGGCTGGCCACGGGAACGACGATTCGGGCCCCTTGGTGGCGGATCCGGGCCGGTTCGGCGGCAGGAGCCGCTTCGACGGGCAGATCTTCCTCCGGGCGAGCCTCGGTCCGGGCGTCCTGGACCTCGTCCTGATTCTTTTCCGGCCGTGCGTCCCGGCGAGAGCGATGGCGGACAATGACCCCTGGGCGGACCTTACGTTCCTCGACCCGGGGTTTTTCGGCCCGATTCTTGAATTTTTCCTCTGCCGCTTGGGCCTCGGCATCGGTCAGTCCGCTCATGTGGCTCTTGACGCTCACATTGAGTTCCCGAAGCAGGCCGATGAGTTCCCTGTTCGATATGCCCAGCTTCAGGGAAAGATCCCTGACCCGAATTTTCGCACCCATGCCTTTCGCTACCCCCTACGTTTCTTTCGAGCCGCCCCGAAGGCGGCCATCTTGACCTTGCACGCCTCGTTCGCGCAGAGGTAGAATCCCCTGCCCGGTGCGCGTCCTGTGAGGTCTGGAACCAGTTTGTCGCTTCCGTTCATGATCCGAACATACCGGGTCAGCTCCGACTTTGAAAACCGCTGTCGGCAGATGACGCACATGCGGACCGGAACGTGACCGGGTGCGCGGTCCCCGGTTGTTGTATCTCGTTTCACTTATCAGGGCCTGTCGGCTCCTCGTCGGTCTTTTCCGGGCCATCATCCTCTCGGTCCGGTTTTGGAGCTCCTTGGTCTTCCTGTCCGTCTTCTTCGAAGTCTCCATCCTTGGGCTCTGCCGGGGCCTTGAGCAGGAGGTTCAGGGCAGCCTTGATTCCGACCAGATTGGTCTCGTTCAGGCCCGCGATCTGCTGGAGCAGTTCGTCGTCGCTGAGTGCCGCCAGGTCTTCGATCCTGGTGATGCCAGCCTGAAGGAAGTTGTCCACGGGTAGATCGGCGACGCTGGCGACCTGTTCCAGGCCTTGCGAGCCGGGATGCAGGGTCCCGAACTTCGTTTCGGTGAAGACATCAATGTGCCACCCCAAAAGCCGGGAGGCGAGCTTCACGTTCTGTCCTTTGCGGCCGATGGCGGGCGTGAGCTGGTCGTCGGGCACCACGACCTCCAGAGACTTATTGTCGTCATCGACCATGATCTTGGATATTCGGGCCGGAGAGAGAGCGTTGACCGCATAGGTGGCGATCTCCGGGTGCCAGAGGACGATGTCGATGCGTTCCCCGCGGAATTCCTGGACGATGTTCTGAATCCTGGATCCCTTGACCCCGACGCAGGCCCCGACCGGATCGACGTCGGAATCGGTCGAGAGCACGGCGACCTTGGCCCGTAGGCCGGGATCCCTGGCAACGCCCATGATCCTGACTGTGTGGTCGGCTACCTCGGGTACTTCACGGCGGAACAGGGCGGACATGTAGTCGGTGTGGGACCTGGAGACGATGATCTGCGGGCCTCGGCCCTCCTTGCGAACCTCGATGACATAGGCCTGGACCCGGTCACCCTGGCGAAACCGTTCCTTGGGTATTTGCTGTTCCCTGGGAAGGAGGGCCTCGGTCCGGCCAAGGTTGATGATCCATCCGGACCGGTCACGTCGTTGGATAATCCCGCTCACGATTTCTCCGACACGGTCCTTGTATTCCTCGTAGATGATTTCCTGTTCGGCATCCCGCATCCGCTGGATAATGACCTGCTTTGCCGCCTGGGCAGCGATGCGGCCGAGGTCAGAGACGACCATTTTGAAGCCCATCTCGTCGTCGATCTCGACGTTGGGATCATGCTCGCGGGCTTCGGCCAGGACGATCTCGGTGTTGGGATCGGCTAGCTCCTCGACGACAATCTTGAACTGGTAGACGTCGATGTTCCCGGTTTCCTCGTTGAAGCTGACCTCAATGTCGAGGTCGTCTCCGTATTTTTTGGCCACCGAGGCTCTGATGGCCTGTTCTAGGGTGTCCACGAGAAGATCGCGGTCAATGCCGCGGTCCTTGCTAATTTGGTCGATGGCTTTTTTCAGCTCAATGTTCATACTCATGGTTTCTCCGATCGCTTTGCCGACGAACGGTCGGCAAAGTCACCGTCGTTATTCGGACTGGTCGACGTACGCTCGCGGTGGAAAGGATCATCGACGACCAAGTTGACGCTCTTGATTTCGTTCCATGCAAACGTTTCGGTCCCCTGTTCGGCTTTGATGCGAAAGATTCCATCGTCGAGAACGGCATCAAGGGCCCCCCGGAAGGTCTTGGCCCCTTGGCGGGGGATCTGCAGGCGGACGAGAACCGTTTCGCCCACGTAGCCGGCCAACTGTCCAGGCTCGAAAAATCGTCGTTCCATTCCCGGCGATGAAACCTCCAATCTATACCGTCCGGGCATGACGTCCTCAACGTCGAGGAGCAACCCGATCTTACGGCTCAATTCGGCACACCGCTCCACGCTCACTCCTCCGGGCTCGTCCACATAGATCCTGAGGACTCCGGTCCGCCCCGGGGCTGTATGACACTCGACGCCCCAGAGGTCGAGGCCGAGGTCGATGCATATGGGGGCGATCAGGGCCTGTACGCGGTCGGGGGCTGTATACGTTTGGTCGGACATAGAAGCCTCCGCTCGTGCGCGCTAAGCTGGAGCCGGGCGGGCTTTTTGGGCCTTTGCACCGTGAGTTTCCGGTGGCACGAAGGCTTGTGCTAAAAAAAAAGTGGGCCGAATCGGCCCACTCCCGATGAAAACCACAGGTTCATTGATTCAAGGAGTGGAGCGGATGACGGGGGTCGAACCCGCGACACCAAGCTTGGGAAGCTTGTACTCTACCAACTGAGCTACATCCGCTCGATCAGGAGGGCTTCTACATCACCGGGTGGGTGTTCTGTCAAGTGATTTGGCGACCCGCCAATTTTTTTCTTGCCAACACCGGAAGGAACGTATATTTTCATACGCTTTCATCCCGCACGCCCGGAGATAATTGGGTGTCCAGGTTATGGACGGCCCGGGCGGAGGAAAAACCCAGGAGGTTCAGTAGTATGGGCTATGTCACTATGAAGGAGATGCTGGAGACCGGAGTCCACTTCGGCCACCAGACTCGGAGGTGGAATCCCAAGATGCGTCCTTATATTTTCGGTGCGCGCAAGGGGATTCACATCATCGATTTGCAGCAGACCGTCAAGCTTTTTCAGGATGCCTATGATTTCGTGGCCGACACCGTGGCCGAGGGAGAGCAGGTCATCTTCGTCGGCACCAAGCGCCAAGCCCAGGACGTGGTCCGTGCCGAGGCCGAGCGGGCCGGCATGTTTTTTGTTACCAACAGGTGGTTGGGCGGGACATTGACGAATTTTCAGACAATCAGCCGGAGTGTCGATCGTCTCAAGAAGCTCGAAACCATGTTCGAGGATGGAAGCACCGAACGCTTCGTGAAGAAGGAGGTGCTGGGGATGAGTCGGGAGGTTTCCAAGCTGAACGACGTGCTTGGCGGTATCAAGGACATGGAGAAGATGCCCGGCGCCGTCTTTATCATTGATCCTAACCGGGAGGAGATCGCAGTCAAGGAATGCCGCAAGCTTGGGATACCGATCGTGGCCGTGGTCGACACCAATTGCGATCCCGATGTGATCGATTACATCATTCCTGGAAATGACGATGCGATTCGGGCCATCAAGCTTTTTGCCGGGGCCATTGCCGATGCGTGCCTTGAGGGGCAGGGCAGGAGGAAGGAATCGGCCGCGTCGAAAAAGTCCGAACCCGTTTCCGAGAAGACGGTATCAGCCAATGTCGATACCGACGATGATAATGAGGAGGATGATCGTAAATGAGCATTTCAGCACAGATGGTCAAGGCCCTTCGCGACAAGACTGGGGCGGGAATGATGGATTGTAAGAAGGCCTTGGTGGAGTGCAACGGGGACGATGAGCGCGCCGTGGCGTGGCTTCGCGAAAAAGGGCTGGCCAAGGCCCAGAAAAAAGCCGGTCGAGCGACATCGGAAGGCTGGATTGGTTCGTACATTCACTCCAACGGCAAGATCGGAGTCATGGTCGAGCTGAAGTGTGAGACGGATTTCGTGGCCAAGAACGAGCTGTTTCTGGCTACCGCCAAAGACATTGCCATGCAGATCGCGGCGGCTTCTCCGCTTTGCGTAAGTTCCGACGAGATTCCTGAAAAGGTTCTGGCCCAGGAAAAAGAGATCTATATGGCCCAGGCTCTGGACGAAGGGAAGCCGGCAAACATCGCCGAGAAGATCGTCGAAGGTCGGCTGAAGAAATTCTGCAAGGAAGTCTGTCTTCTGGACCAGGCCTTTATCAAGGATGATTCTAAGACCATTCAAGACCTGGTCAACGACTTGGTGGCCACCCTGGGTGAGAACATCCAAATCGGACGGTTTCATCGTATGGTTCTGGGGGCTGAGTAGCAGCCGACAACAAAGGGGGCCTTTGGCCCCTTTTTTTTTGCCCAATTTTCCTGTAAGCGTCACGCACCAATCAGACAGACAGGATTCAAATGTCACAATTGCAGTACTCTAGGATTCTTCTTAAGCTGAGCGGGGAAGCCCTGGCCGGGGAACGCGGATTTGGCATCGATCCAGAAACCATCCGATCCGTGAGTGAGGAATTGGTCGAGGTGGCCAACCTTGGCGTTCAGATGAGCATCGTCATCGGGGGTGGCAATATTTTTCGGGGGGTGTCGGCCTCCTCTCAGGGCATGGATCGGGCCTCGGCCGACTACATGGGCATGCTGGCCACGGTCATGAATGCCTTGGCGGTCCAGGACCACATGGAGAAAATGGGTGTACCGACCCGAGTGATGACGGCCATCAGCATGCAGGAGGTGGCCGAACCCTATATCCGGCGCCGTGCCGTTCGGCATCTGGAAAAGGGACGGGTGGTCATCTGCGCCGCTGGGACCGGGATTCCGTATTTCACCACTGATACGGCCGCGGTGATCCGGGCCTTGGAGCTCAAGGCCACGGCCATCCTTAAGGCCACCAGGGTTGACGGGGTCTATGACAAGGATCCTGAAAAGTATGCCGACGCGGTCCGGTACGATCGTTTGACCCACATAGAGGTCCTGCAGCAAAGACTTCGGGTCATGGATTCGGCGGCCATCTCCCTGTGCATGGACAACGACCTGCCCATTGTCGTGTTCAACCTTTTCCGCAAGGGGAACATCAGGAGGGTCGTCATGGGCGACAGTGTCGGGACGACTGTAAAAGGAGAGTAGCCATGGATGCAGTGTACAAAGAGTGCCGTGAGAGGATGCAGAAGGCCATCGACACCCTTAGCCGGGAATTCGGCAAGCTTAGAACGGGTCGGGCCACCACGACCTTGGTGGACGATATCCGTGTCGATTACTACGGAACCCCCACTCCGATCAATCAACTGGCTTCGGTCACCGTACCGGATAGTCGGACCATCAGCATCCAGCCCTGGGATAGAAACGCCTTCGGAGAGGTTGAAAAAGCCATCCAGAAATCCGACCTCGGCCTCAACCCGGTCAATGACGGCAAGACCATCCGCATCAGCCTGCCGATTCTGACCGAGGAGCGCCGCAAGGACCTGGTCAAGGTGGCCAAGAAGTTCACCGAGGACTGCAAGGTTGCCATTCGGACCGTCCGCAGAGAACTCAATGACAAGTTGAAGAAGATGAAGAACGACAAGGAGATTTCCGAAGACGAAATGCATACCGGTCAGAGTGAGATCCAGACCCT
Protein-coding sequences here:
- a CDS encoding 30S ribosomal protein S15, encoding MVMTPEEKNKIIEEFRHKEGDTGSPEVQVALLTSRITYLTEHFKVHKKDFHSRNGLLKLVGKRRKLLKYLKDKDIQRYRELIARLGIRK
- the truB gene encoding tRNA pseudouridine(55) synthase TruB → MSGSRRWEPQLDGLLVLNKPSGPTSTDCLNTLKRRFGQKKIGHAGTLDPLAAGVLLVLFGQATKMASYLTEEKKTYAGVMVLGLETDSYDIQGRVLEERPWQDVHEDMVHSEIRAWQDLEDQEVPPVSAAKYKGRPLYALQRAGLDVPVKIKRIRIHQAEVIGVDLPRVRFRVTCSQGTYVRSLVHSLGKRLGVGAVLTELVREACHPYGLAQARSLDEVLEHDKDALGSLLIPLSEVLPHWKTTRLDQAQTLAIRQGVRLPADSEGIKANEPGERRLFHASDGSPIAMVEAVLQENRTRWSILRGLWSDEEPAQKTE
- a CDS encoding bifunctional oligoribonuclease/PAP phosphatase NrnA, with the protein product MDRNLNDLIRILNDKDEFLVTAHENPDGDAVGSMAAMGGILDAMGKRYVVFNGSGMPERLAWMKMPSPLQDDLGTFQPQCMLVLDCGARDRAGKIVEALMEHVVTVNIDHHLGNSMFGHVNWVEPTMSSVGEMIGTLALALDVPLSGGIGQGIFLAMVSDTGSFSYGNTRPETLDMASAILRLGLDLNWFTGQMERQSSLAKIRLQGEVLRRAELLCGGRVAMIAVSLNDFATTGARAEDCEGLVNQVRSIRGVDVAVSLREDEPRKVKFSLRSWGEVDVRRVAEAFGGGGHRNASGGAIQAPLAQARDAMVRTLDKTLAN
- the rbfA gene encoding 30S ribosome-binding factor RbfA, with amino-acid sequence MHRAQGRRASRMADQVMQEIARILVEEIEDPRLAFVTVTGVRMNKDFSIAEVLFTHFQGEEKAAEIIEAFGGAQGFLRSRLGSCLRLRTVPELRFAWDTFLKEMIYGQEFERPDPHSER
- a CDS encoding DUF503 domain-containing protein, which translates into the protein MLIGALTLKFRLHDIRSLKDKRNIANSLKAKLRNSFNVSVAEVGDSDDCDALLLAVVHVSNSKQRVEAQLNKALAMVEAVSSEELTDVSVEVFGA
- a CDS encoding translation initiation factor IF-2; translation: MGAKIRVRDLSLKLGISNRELIGLLRELNVSVKSHMSGLTDAEAQAAEEKFKNRAEKPRVEERKVRPGVIVRHRSRRDARPEKNQDEVQDARTEARPEEDLPVEAAPAAEPARIRHQGARIVVPVASREEKPPAETSPKPEGTAIPDVFVPQVEETAAEAVEHPEVATPDKDVQAQEPPTAPVDGGEPAKTKKKVKKKKDRPAPQVRIISIPDPVEVAPAAKIDEAEADPKVQRGERDAAAKKRKVRKGKRIVDTSKMYHDHRENAIPTLTGQKGIRLGKKGKAGQDQRDAKSKITTQPIKASKRKIRIDEVIRLADLAQQMGIKAQDLIKTLLGMGTMATINQSIDMETAALLASEYGYEVENVGFSEDDYLLPKEEDKTEDLRPRPPVVTIMGHVDHGKTSLLDAIRTSRVTDSEAGGITQHIGAYHVRTKRGEIVFLDTPGHEAFTAMRARGAQVTDLVILVVAADDGVMEQTREAINHSKAAKVPIVVAVNKIDKEGANPERVMRELADHGLVPEAWGGDTIFCEVSAKKLVGIDELLELVLLQAEVLELRANPNKPGRGHIVEARLDKGRGPVATVLIKEGTISQGDPFACGLFSGKVRALFNDQGRKINSAGPSIPVEIQGFEGVPEAGDEFAVLIDERMARKIAESRQSKQREKDLFKESKITLEKFLATKADEEVKNLNLVVKADVQGSLEAVVESLHKLSTDEIKVQVIHGGAGAITESDIMLASASSAIILGFNIRPTAKIKEIADQEKIEIRFYDIIYKLVGEIKDAMSGMLSPEIKEVYLGQAEVRQTFSVPKAGTVAGCAVVDGKLQRNARIRLLRDGVVIYTGKLSSLKRFKDDVKEVTKGFECGCGLENYNDIKVGDIIEAFDQVEEKRTLD
- a CDS encoding YlxR family protein, which encodes MCVICRQRFSKSELTRYVRIMNGSDKLVPDLTGRAPGRGFYLCANEACKVKMAAFGAARKKRRG
- the nusA gene encoding transcription termination factor NusA; this encodes MNIELKKAIDQISKDRGIDRDLLVDTLEQAIRASVAKKYGDDLDIEVSFNEETGNIDVYQFKIVVEELADPNTEIVLAEAREHDPNVEIDDEMGFKMVVSDLGRIAAQAAKQVIIQRMRDAEQEIIYEEYKDRVGEIVSGIIQRRDRSGWIINLGRTEALLPREQQIPKERFRQGDRVQAYVIEVRKEGRGPQIIVSRSHTDYMSALFRREVPEVADHTVRIMGVARDPGLRAKVAVLSTDSDVDPVGACVGVKGSRIQNIVQEFRGERIDIVLWHPEIATYAVNALSPARISKIMVDDDNKSLEVVVPDDQLTPAIGRKGQNVKLASRLLGWHIDVFTETKFGTLHPGSQGLEQVASVADLPVDNFLQAGITRIEDLAALSDDELLQQIAGLNETNLVGIKAALNLLLKAPAEPKDGDFEEDGQEDQGAPKPDREDDGPEKTDEEPTGPDK
- a CDS encoding ribosome maturation factor RimP encodes the protein MSDQTYTAPDRVQALIAPICIDLGLDLWGVECHTAPGRTGVLRIYVDEPGGVSVERCAELSRKIGLLLDVEDVMPGRYRLEVSSPGMERRFFEPGQLAGYVGETVLVRLQIPRQGAKTFRGALDAVLDDGIFRIKAEQGTETFAWNEIKSVNLVVDDPFHRERTSTSPNNDGDFADRSSAKRSEKP
- the rpsB gene encoding 30S ribosomal protein S2; this encodes MGYVTMKEMLETGVHFGHQTRRWNPKMRPYIFGARKGIHIIDLQQTVKLFQDAYDFVADTVAEGEQVIFVGTKRQAQDVVRAEAERAGMFFVTNRWLGGTLTNFQTISRSVDRLKKLETMFEDGSTERFVKKEVLGMSREVSKLNDVLGGIKDMEKMPGAVFIIDPNREEIAVKECRKLGIPIVAVVDTNCDPDVIDYIIPGNDDAIRAIKLFAGAIADACLEGQGRRKESAASKKSEPVSEKTVSANVDTDDDNEEDDRK
- the tsf gene encoding translation elongation factor Ts, with translation MSISAQMVKALRDKTGAGMMDCKKALVECNGDDERAVAWLREKGLAKAQKKAGRATSEGWIGSYIHSNGKIGVMVELKCETDFVAKNELFLATAKDIAMQIAAASPLCVSSDEIPEKVLAQEKEIYMAQALDEGKPANIAEKIVEGRLKKFCKEVCLLDQAFIKDDSKTIQDLVNDLVATLGENIQIGRFHRMVLGAE
- a CDS encoding UMP kinase; this translates as MSQLQYSRILLKLSGEALAGERGFGIDPETIRSVSEELVEVANLGVQMSIVIGGGNIFRGVSASSQGMDRASADYMGMLATVMNALAVQDHMEKMGVPTRVMTAISMQEVAEPYIRRRAVRHLEKGRVVICAAGTGIPYFTTDTAAVIRALELKATAILKATRVDGVYDKDPEKYADAVRYDRLTHIEVLQQRLRVMDSAAISLCMDNDLPIVVFNLFRKGNIRRVVMGDSVGTTVKGE
- a CDS encoding ribosome recycling factor — encoded protein: MDAVYKECRERMQKAIDTLSREFGKLRTGRATTTLVDDIRVDYYGTPTPINQLASVTVPDSRTISIQPWDRNAFGEVEKAIQKSDLGLNPVNDGKTIRISLPILTEERRKDLVKVAKKFTEDCKVAIRTVRRELNDKLKKMKNDKEISEDEMHTGQSEIQTLTDGYVKKSDEVLAEKEKEIMEI